The Henckelia pumila isolate YLH828 chromosome 2, ASM3356847v2, whole genome shotgun sequence genome includes a window with the following:
- the LOC140882502 gene encoding LOW QUALITY PROTEIN: uncharacterized protein (The sequence of the model RefSeq protein was modified relative to this genomic sequence to represent the inferred CDS: inserted 2 bases in 1 codon), translating into MSEVLSSAYLTRGWPLKRPRPTAIASSTKSTRNLRASASVRRPRSFAAVDSLRQQEQLFVPEVEKAVESLYSEFRAVDNLVARNTARVLKAFQNARVGSHHFGGSTGYGHEEAGGREALDQAFAEIFGAESAIVRAQVFAIVLDLSLFGSDCNNVSYFPLLLSXFFSGTHAITCALFAFLRPGDELLAVAGAPYDTLEEVIGIRDSNCLGSLKDFGVEYREVPLAEDGGLDWDALKIALKSHTKCALIQRSCGYSWRQSLSINDIGRAIKIIKLQNPNCLVMVDNCYGEFVESSEPPMVGADLIAGSFIKNPGGTIVPCGGYVAGREKWVAAAAARLSAPGLGVDCGSTPGDIMRLFFQGLFLAPQMVGEAIKGSFLIAEVMAARGFKVQPGSRVPRHDVVQAVQLGSRERLLAFCEAVQRSSPVSSFTKPIAGATPGYASEVIFADGTFIDGSTSELSCDGPLREPYAVFCQVINLRCCQNFLNRVAAIGLSGD; encoded by the exons ATGTCCGAGGTCTTATCATCCGCTTATCTTACCCGCGGTTGGCCCTTGAAGCGCCCGCGCCCCACCGCCATCGCTTCTTCAACGAAATCTACGCGGAACCTCCGAGCCTCAGCTTCTGTGCGCCGCCCAAGATCATTTGCTGCAGTCGATTCTCTCCGTCAACAGGAGCAACTCTTCGTCCCTGAG GTTGAGAAAGCTGTGGAGTCATTGTACTCGGAGTTTCGGGCAGTGGATAATTTGGTGGCGCGAAATACTGCGCGAGTTCTTAAAGCTTTTCAGAATGCACGAGTCGGATCTCAT CATTTTGGTGGTAGCACAGGTTATGGTCATGAAGAAGCTGGAGGACGAGAAGCTCTAGATCAAGCTTTTGCAGAAATTTTTGGTGCTGAATCCGCTATTGTTCGAGCACAGGTTTTTGCAATCGTTCTTGATTTATCTCTGTTTGGCTCTGACTGTAATAACGTTTCTTATTTCCCTCTTTTATTATC GTTTTTTTCAGGCACACATGCTATTACCTGTGCTTTGTTTGCTTTTCTAAGGCCAGGAGATGAG CTTCTGGCAGTTGCTGGTGCTCCTTATGATACATTGGAGGAAGTTATCGGAATCAGGGACTCCAACTGCTTAGGTTCTTTGAAAGATTTTGGAGTTGAATATCGAGAAGTCCCA CTTGCTGAGGATGGAGGGCTTGACTGGGATGCCCTAAAAATTGctttgaaatctcatacaaaatGCGCGCTCATACAGAGGTCATGCGGTTATTCATGGCGTCAAAGCTTGAGTATCAATGATATAGGAAGGGCAATAAAGATTATTAAG TTGCAGAACCCTAATTGCTTGGTCATGGTGGATAATTGTTATGGTGAATTTGTGGAGAGCTCCGAGCCTCCTATGGTG GGTGCAGATCTAATTGCCGGAAGTTTTATCAAAAACCCTGGAGGAACAATTGTACCCTGCGGAGGGTATGTTGCTGGAAGGGAAAAATGGGTAGCTGCAGCAGCTGCTCGTCTCTCTGCACCAGGTCTTGGAGTTGATTGTGGTTCTACTCCTGGTGATATTATGCGTCTATTTTTCCAGGGTTTATTCCTTGCACCACAAATGGTCGGGGAAGCTATTAAG GGAAGTTTTCTGATAGCTGAAGTCATGGCAGCTCGAGGATTCAAGGTGCAACCGGGGAGTCGGGTACCACGCCATGATGTTGTACAG GCAGTACAACTTGGAAGCCGTGAACGCCTGCTTGCCTTCTGTGAGGCTGTGCAGAGAAGTTCTCCGGTTAGTTCATTCACCAAGCCCATAGCAGGTGCTACTCCTGGCTATGCATCTGAG GTAATATTTGCTGATGGAACTTTTATTGATGGAAGTACTAGTGAACTTTCATGTGATGGACCACTCAGGGAGCCTTATGCTGTTTTTTGTCAG GTCATCAACTTAAGATGCTGTcagaatttcttgaatagggtGGCAGCCATTGGACTCAGTGGGGACTAG
- the LOC140881648 gene encoding ADP-ribosylation factor GTPase-activating protein AGD5-like isoform X1, which translates to MNEKAGVSKELNAKHRKVLEGLLKLPENRECADCKSKGPRWASVNLGIFICMQCSGIHRSLGVHISKVRSATLDTWLPEQVQFIQSMGNEKANSYWEAELPPNYDRVGIENFIRAKYEEKRWVCKDGKPKSPSRKTEEKASVQLQKPGDGSSHGHVSNFGNSFDGRKNVPAATTKGNISATGISIPVPPEGQELVAPVPVTEQAIHRTEPSAEAVAPPKVDYATDLFNMLSMDSSSENAAGASGDDDSWAGFQSADASSLKENTGPAKLVDTKAQSTSEIEDLFRDSPSITSTSMPDTPEKNAKCDIMSLFDKSNMVSPFSVHQQLSLLAQQQSLLMAAAVNGSGGMPKVPGNALQRPNGTTSSNQIWPNVGYQLPGMVMPATGKVDLERYLQIGNMGATHPVGNSFALSTSSTYTTGPNVSNNGNTPSGASRQTASSIPSSPQSGKDYDFSSLTQGYFSKP; encoded by the exons ATGAATGAGAAGGCAGGTGTTTCTAAAGAGCTCAATGCCAAGCACAGAAAG GTTTTGGAAGGACTTCTGAAGTTGCCAGAGAACAGGGAGTGTGCGGATTGCAAAAGCAA AGGTCCTCGATGGGCAAGTGTGAACTTGGGCATTTTTATATGCATGCAATGCTCTGGGATCCACAGAAGTCTTGGAGTTCACATCTCAAAG GTCAGATCTGCTACACTTGACACGTGGCTCCCTGAACAGGTTCAGTTTATTCAAT CCATGGGAAACGAGAAGGCTAACAGCTACTGGGAGGCAGAATTACCCCCAAATTATGATAGGGTTGGGATCGAGAATTTCATTCGTGCTAA GTATGAAGAGAAGAGATGGGTCTGCAAGGATGGAAAACCTAAGTCACCTTCTAGAAAAACAGAAGAAAAAGCATCTGTTCAGTTGCAAAAACCTGGTGATGGAAGTAGTCATGGACATGTCAGcaattttggaaactcatttgatgGCAGGAAGAATGTTCCAGCAGCAACTACGAAGGGAAATATTTCTGCCACTGGGATCAGTATTCCTGTGCCTCCTGAAGGGCAAGAACTA GTGGCTCCAGTTCCAGTGACTGAACAAGCTATTCATAGAACGGAGCCTTCTGCAGAGGCAGTCGCTCCTCCAAAAGTTGATTACGCTACTGATCTTTTCAATATGCTTTCAATGGACAGCTCTAGTGAAAATGCTGCTGGAGCATCCGGTGATGATGATTCTTGGGCAGGATTTCAAT CTGCTGATGCGTCATCATTGAAAGAGAATACCGGCCCAGCAAAACTCGTTGATACTAAGGCCCAATCCACTTCTGAGATTGAAGATCTTTTTAGAGATTCACCTTCAATCACATCTACTTCCATGCCAGACACACCTGAAAAAAATGCCAAATGTGATATTATGTCTCTTTTTGATAAG TCTAATATGGTTTCACCATTTTCTGTTCACCAACAACTCTCCTTGCTAGCTCAACAACAGTCTCTTCTAATGGCTGCCGCAGTGAATGGCTCGGGTGGGATGCCAAAAGTTCCTGGCAATGCATTACAAAGGCCAAATGGCACCACCTCGTCTAATCAAATTTGGCCAAACGTTGGCTACCAGCTCCCTGGTATGGTGATGCCAGCGACTGGAAAGGTTGATTTAGAGAGATACCTGCAG ATTGGGAACATGGGAGCAACTCATCCAGTTGGGAACTCTTTTGCCCTGTCAACGTCTAG CACATATACCACGGGACCTAATGTTTCGAACAATGGCAATACGCCCTCTGGGGCAAGCAGACAGACGGCATCTTCTATTCCCTCTTCTCCACAATCGGGAAAAGATTATGATTTTTCTTCTTTGACACAAGGGTACTTCTCAAAACCTTGA
- the LOC140881648 gene encoding ADP-ribosylation factor GTPase-activating protein AGD5-like isoform X2, translating into MGNEKANSYWEAELPPNYDRVGIENFIRAKYEEKRWVCKDGKPKSPSRKTEEKASVQLQKPGDGSSHGHVSNFGNSFDGRKNVPAATTKGNISATGISIPVPPEGQELVAPVPVTEQAIHRTEPSAEAVAPPKVDYATDLFNMLSMDSSSENAAGASGDDDSWAGFQSADASSLKENTGPAKLVDTKAQSTSEIEDLFRDSPSITSTSMPDTPEKNAKCDIMSLFDKSNMVSPFSVHQQLSLLAQQQSLLMAAAVNGSGGMPKVPGNALQRPNGTTSSNQIWPNVGYQLPGMVMPATGKVDLERYLQIGNMGATHPVGNSFALSTSSTYTTGPNVSNNGNTPSGASRQTASSIPSSPQSGKDYDFSSLTQGYFSKP; encoded by the exons ATGGGAAACGAGAAGGCTAACAGCTACTGGGAGGCAGAATTACCCCCAAATTATGATAGGGTTGGGATCGAGAATTTCATTCGTGCTAA GTATGAAGAGAAGAGATGGGTCTGCAAGGATGGAAAACCTAAGTCACCTTCTAGAAAAACAGAAGAAAAAGCATCTGTTCAGTTGCAAAAACCTGGTGATGGAAGTAGTCATGGACATGTCAGcaattttggaaactcatttgatgGCAGGAAGAATGTTCCAGCAGCAACTACGAAGGGAAATATTTCTGCCACTGGGATCAGTATTCCTGTGCCTCCTGAAGGGCAAGAACTA GTGGCTCCAGTTCCAGTGACTGAACAAGCTATTCATAGAACGGAGCCTTCTGCAGAGGCAGTCGCTCCTCCAAAAGTTGATTACGCTACTGATCTTTTCAATATGCTTTCAATGGACAGCTCTAGTGAAAATGCTGCTGGAGCATCCGGTGATGATGATTCTTGGGCAGGATTTCAAT CTGCTGATGCGTCATCATTGAAAGAGAATACCGGCCCAGCAAAACTCGTTGATACTAAGGCCCAATCCACTTCTGAGATTGAAGATCTTTTTAGAGATTCACCTTCAATCACATCTACTTCCATGCCAGACACACCTGAAAAAAATGCCAAATGTGATATTATGTCTCTTTTTGATAAG TCTAATATGGTTTCACCATTTTCTGTTCACCAACAACTCTCCTTGCTAGCTCAACAACAGTCTCTTCTAATGGCTGCCGCAGTGAATGGCTCGGGTGGGATGCCAAAAGTTCCTGGCAATGCATTACAAAGGCCAAATGGCACCACCTCGTCTAATCAAATTTGGCCAAACGTTGGCTACCAGCTCCCTGGTATGGTGATGCCAGCGACTGGAAAGGTTGATTTAGAGAGATACCTGCAG ATTGGGAACATGGGAGCAACTCATCCAGTTGGGAACTCTTTTGCCCTGTCAACGTCTAG CACATATACCACGGGACCTAATGTTTCGAACAATGGCAATACGCCCTCTGGGGCAAGCAGACAGACGGCATCTTCTATTCCCTCTTCTCCACAATCGGGAAAAGATTATGATTTTTCTTCTTTGACACAAGGGTACTTCTCAAAACCTTGA
- the LOC140882403 gene encoding uncharacterized protein: MQALLQISIHFPTANSLHKQNDYQTKKYSYKLRFLQPISCYTGSRVKIEFVSKDGFKTGALRNRLSYFASSWNKDGILVRRGKRVVLVNFKKGFNGIGGGDGGGGRVNSETARVLGNLALAILLTYLSMTGQLGWLLDAIVSLWLIAVLVPIVGIGAFLWWAGRDIVQGSCPNCGNEFQVFKSTLKDDLQLCPFCTQPFSVVDDEFVKEAVKFSNQAKPFDQAFGGFSPRKEKGKKSSIAVVDVEAEIRDAD; the protein is encoded by the exons ATGCAAGCACTCTTACAAATTTCCATCCATTTTCCGACTGCAAACTCTCTACACAAACAAAATGACTATCAAACCAAGAAATATAGCTACAAGTTAAGATTTTTACAGCCCATAAGTTGCTACACTGGTTCAAGAGTAAAGATCGAGTTTGTATCCAAAGACGGCTTCAAGACCGGAGCTTTGAGGAATAGATTATCATATTTTGCATCGAGCTGGAACAAAGATGGGATTCTGGTGAGGAGGGGGAAACGGGTTGTCTTGGTGAATTTCAAAAAGGGGTTTAATGGGATTGGCGGCGGCGACGGCGGCGGTGGAAGGGTTAATAGTGAGACTGCAAGGGTTTTGGGGAATCTTGCTTTGGCAATTCTTTTGACTTATCTTTCTATGACTGGGCAGCTGGGGTGGCTTCTTGACGCTATTGTTTCCCTTTGG CTTATTGCAGTGCTTGTACCAATTGTGGGCATTGGAGCATTTCTTTGGTGGGCTGGGCGAGATATCGTTCAAGGAAGC TGCCCAAACTGTGGAAACGAATTTCAAGTTTTCAA ATCTACACTGAAAGATGATTTGCAGCTGTGTCCATTTTGTACCCAGCCATTTTCAG TGGTGGACGATGAATTTGTGAAGGAAGCCGTGAAGTTCTCGAACCAAGCGAAACcatttgatcaagcatttggTGGCTTTTCTCCTCGTAAAGAAAAAG GTAAGAAATCATCTATTGCTGTTGTGGATGTGGAAGCCGAAATAAGAGACGCCGATTGA
- the LOC140877842 gene encoding receptor-like protein kinase THESEUS 1 has translation MSSAMDLVKWVLIFVAVFVLGLVDMYKSYAEFTPTDNYLLACGSSQNVAFLGKNYSPDSVSLKSQENSIAATSNSSAPFPIYQSARIFTRAASYKFDIKQEGRHWVRLYFYPIPGNNLTSAAITVVTDDFVLLRDLTFKSYNGSYLFKEYAINVTTDSLSITFVPVNGSVAFVNAIEVVSIPDNLIPEQAYAVSPSGHSEGLSGLALETVYRVNMGGPLITAQNDTLGRTWENDEKYLHVNSSATNVSVDPSNIKYGASVSPEIAPNYVYATAETMGDADVANVNFNITWVFLADPSFSYFIRVHFCDIVSKSMNSLIFNLFINADIALESLDLSNQAGNLDVPYYRDFVYKIPADSDTLTVSVGPDTSVDVLNAIMNGLEIMKISNEARSLNGLLSVEALLVSPPKRNKMGIIIGSVVGSVVALALTGLCFFYFMARRPKSSHEGNSWLRLPLYGNSLTLSKMSTTSRKSGTASCISLASSNLGRIFMFQEIMDATNKFDENLLLGVGGFGRVYKGTLEDGTSVAIKRGNPRSEQGLAEFRTEIEMLSKLRHRHLVSLIGYCDERSEMILVYEYMANGPLRSHLYGTDLPPLSWKQRIEICIGAARGIHYLHTGAAQSIIHRDVKTTNILLDEAFVAKVADFGLSKTGPSLDQTHVSTAVKGSFGYLDPEYFRRQQLTEKSDVYSFGVVLMEVLCTRPALNPVLPREQVNIAEWAMAWQKKGMLDQIMDKNLVGKVSPASLKKFGETAEKCLAEHGVDRPSMGDVLWNLEYALQLEETASALTEPDDNSTNHIPVFPMTPPEPFDTSMSMIEGGAFGTDDDTEDGATSAVFSQLVNPRGR, from the coding sequence ATGTCATCTGCTATGGATTTGGTGAAGTGGGTTCTTATTTTTGTAGCTGTATTTGTGCTTGGGCTTGTTGATATGTACAAATCTTATGCTGAATTTACTCCCACTGATAATTACTTGCTTGCTTGTGGATCTTCGCAAAATGTGGCATTTCTTGGTAAGAACTATAGTCCTGATTCGGTCTCCCTGAAGAGCCAAGAGAATTCTATTGCTGCCACCTCGAATTCCAGTGCCCCGTTCCCTATCTATCAGTCTGCTAGAATCTTTACGAGGGCAGCATCATACAAGTTCGATATCAAACAAGAAGGCCGGCATTGGGTTCGTCTTTATTTTTATCCAATCCCGGGCAACAATTTGACCTCTGCGGCGATCACTGTGGTGACTGACGATTTTGTGCTCTTGAGGGACTTAACTTTCAAAAGCTACAATGGTTCTTACCTCTTCAAAGAATATGCAATCAATGTCACCACAGATAGCTTGTCGATCACTTTTGTTCCTGTGAATGGTTCTGTTGCGTTTGTTAATGCCATTGAAGTTGTATCCATCCCGGATAACCTGATTCCGGAACAGGCATATGCGGTTTCACCCTCTGGCCATTCTGAAGggctttctggacttgctctcGAAACTGTTTATCGTGTAAACATGGGTGGTCCTCTGATCACAGCTCAGAATGATACCCTGGGAAGAACTTGGGAGAACGATGAGAAGTACCTTCATGTGAATAGCTCTGCCACGAATGTTTCTGTCGACCCTTCGAACATAAAATACGGTGCTTCGGTTTCACCAGAAATAGCACCGAACTATGTTTATGCTACTGCTGAAACAATGGGAGATGCAGATGTAGCCAATGTGAACTTCAATATCACTTGGGTCTTTTTAGCTGATCCGAGTTTCTCATATTTTATACGAGTTCATTTCTGTGATATTGTGAGCAAATCCATGAATAGTCTCATATTCAATCTGTTTATCAATGCTGATATTGCCCTTGAGAGTCTGGACCTATCAAACCAAGCTGGAAACTTGGACGTGCCTTATTACAGAGATTTTGTGTATAAAATACCAGCTGATTCAGATACATTGACTGTTAGTGTAGGTCCAGACACGAGTGTTGATGTCTTAAATGCCATAATGAATGGTTTAGAAATCATGAAGATAAGCAATGAGGCCAGAAGCTTGAATGGACTTCTGTCGGTTGAGGCTCTCCTCGTGTCACCTCCCAAAAGGAACAAGATGGGCATTATAATTGGTTCTGTGGTTGGTTCTGTGGTTGCATTGGCATTAACAGGATTGTGTTTCTTCTACTTCATGGCTCGTCGACCTAAGTCTTCCCATGAAGGAAATTCATGGCTCAGACTACCATTATATGGGAACTCTTTGACTCTGTCAAAAATGTCCACAACTTCTCGAAAGAGTGGTACCGCTAGCTGCATATCATTAGCTTCTTCCAATCTTGGTCGAATCTTCATGTTTCAAGAAATAATGGATGCCACGAACAAATTTGATGAAAACTTGCTTCTCGGTGTTGGTGGCTTTGGTAGGGTGTACAAAGGAACACTGGAAGATGGGACTAGTGTTGCCATCAAACGAGGAAATCCAAGATCCGAGCAAGGCCTTGCTGAATTCCGCACTGAGATCGAAATGTTATCCAAACTTCGTCACCGCCACTTGGTGTCTCTGATCGGCTATTGTGACGAAAGGTCAGAGATGATTCTTGTGTATGAATACATGGCAAATGGGCCTCTACGAAGCCATCTGTATGGAACCGATCTTCCACCTCTTTCCTGGAAGCAGCGCATTGAGATATGTATAGGTGCAGCTAGAGGAATTCATTACCTCCACACAGGAGCAGCTCAAAGTATCATTCACCGTGATGTGAAAACAACCAATATTCTCTTGGATGAAGCTTTTGTAGCGAAGGTCGCTGATTTTGGTCTGTCCAAAACCGGACCTTCTCTCGATCAAACTCATGTCAGTACAGCCGTAAAGGGCAGCTTTGGATACCTTGATCCTGAATATTTCAGGCGGCAACAACTCACAGAAAAATCTGATGTGTACTCGTTTGGCGTCGTTCTTATGGAGGTGCTTTGTACAAGGCCGGCTTTGAATCCGGTGCTTCCCAGGGAGCAAGTCAACATTGCGGAATGGGCAATGGCTTGGCAAAAGAAGGGAATGTTGGACCAAATCATGGACAAGAACCTCGTAGGAAAAGTTAGTCCTGCTTCTCTAAAGAAATTCGGCGAGACAGCTGAAAAATGTTTGGCTGAACATGGAGTTGATAGGCCCTCAATGGGCGACGTTCTGTGGAACCTCGAGTACGCTCTTCAGCTGGAGGAGACAGCTTCTGCTCTCACGGAGCCTGATGATAACAGCACAAACCATATCCCGGTATTCCCGATGACCCCGCCGGAGCCATTTGATACCAGCATGAGTATGATCGAAGGGGGCGCTTTTGGGACTGATGATGACACTGAAGATGGTGCAACAAGTGCGGTTTTCTCGCAGCTTGTGAATCCGCGTGGAAGGTGA